One window of Caldicoprobacter guelmensis genomic DNA carries:
- a CDS encoding TFIIB-type zinc finger domain-containing protein, with product MYRKICPYCNNASYSSYREGLWICPHCHMDITEIVGADENVCDEHKGERGELDAFIDRKGRCF from the coding sequence ATGTACAGAAAAATTTGTCCATACTGTAACAATGCATCTTATAGCTCTTATAGAGAGGGTTTGTGGATCTGCCCTCATTGCCACATGGATATTACTGAAATAGTTGGCGCAGATGAAAATGTCTGTGACGAGCATAAAGGGGAAAGGGGTGAATTAGATGCCTTCATTGACAGAAAAGGCAGATGTTTTTAA
- a CDS encoding sigma factor-like helix-turn-helix DNA-binding protein, with protein sequence MPSLTEKADVFNAIEYVEDILKNWDIYKLIIEDVGNYPGIEKYKKVAYIMKCIENMQEFLTKKECTYIELRYFKKKSYQEIAKKLNVTPRTVANWRIRILYKIAKRGALI encoded by the coding sequence ATGCCTTCATTGACAGAAAAGGCAGATGTTTTTAACGCTATAGAGTACGTGGAAGATATCTTAAAAAATTGGGATATATACAAGTTGATAATTGAGGATGTGGGTAATTATCCAGGAATAGAAAAGTACAAAAAAGTAGCCTATATCATGAAATGTATTGAAAATATGCAGGAATTTCTTACAAAAAAGGAATGTACTTACATTGAATTGAGGTATTTTAAAAAGAAAAGCTATCAAGAGATAGCTAAAAAATTAAACGTTACGCCCCGAACTGTAGCGAACTGGCGAATACGAATACTATATAAGATTGCCAAGCGTGGCGCACTAATATAA
- a CDS encoding fibronectin type III domain-containing protein — MQQIMKYKVFGLVLLLFFSIPLSVSQAVEADIIKTAGYIGAEAQDGTPGYSEIVNLWNYFENIQNVGVNYIKIGGVEGRGALVLRLDAWNEPMGYMNLPANPGDPDLGELEIWDTFMGCRAFQLRVDKGRLFFMEMSGQVVMNDGTTKTFKILFEGEPSIPNEPTEPPGPIQNVRAEVQGDNIIVKWDPDPNAEGYRVIINDNQTIDVGNNTSYTFTPVPGQPYEIEVVGYNKLGESPRTQPITVIRPEDPSVIIVQPPDVNIPVPLPVYFPDVPPPPSPPPVNPYPSPSNYIPSNANNYKPSFDPSQYIPREYNPSLDGDIERYNPPPLSIPEPVPSPEPLPTIPDPVIMPHDDPIPIQEPREIQAPIMPQEPKQQEVPMTVEQPRQIDPVIIEPPRSQTGYQVQPPRQQTGYQVQPPRQQTGYQMQPPRQIDLVTMDPPRELTGYEMQPPREVDPPREMDPPLTP; from the coding sequence TTGCAACAAATTATGAAATATAAGGTATTCGGTCTTGTATTGTTATTATTTTTTAGTATTCCTCTGTCAGTTTCACAAGCTGTAGAGGCTGACATTATAAAGACAGCAGGATACATCGGAGCGGAGGCCCAGGACGGGACACCGGGATACTCTGAAATAGTTAACCTTTGGAACTATTTCGAGAATATTCAGAATGTAGGAGTAAATTACATAAAAATTGGCGGTGTAGAGGGCCGGGGAGCTTTGGTCCTTAGGCTTGATGCGTGGAATGAGCCAATGGGATACATGAACTTACCCGCAAATCCTGGCGATCCTGATCTAGGGGAACTTGAAATTTGGGACACCTTTATGGGGTGCAGGGCTTTCCAGCTTAGGGTAGACAAAGGTAGATTGTTTTTTATGGAAATGAGTGGCCAGGTGGTTATGAATGATGGGACTACAAAGACGTTTAAGATACTATTTGAGGGGGAACCATCCATTCCTAATGAACCAACCGAACCACCAGGACCTATTCAGAACGTTAGGGCCGAGGTCCAGGGAGACAATATAATTGTGAAATGGGATCCTGATCCTAATGCTGAAGGTTATAGGGTGATAATTAACGATAATCAAACAATAGACGTTGGTAATAATACAAGCTATACCTTTACACCTGTTCCAGGCCAGCCATATGAGATTGAAGTGGTGGGATATAACAAGCTGGGAGAATCGCCAAGGACCCAGCCCATAACAGTGATCCGACCGGAGGACCCATCGGTTATAATAGTGCAACCACCGGATGTAAATATCCCTGTACCATTGCCGGTATATTTCCCAGACGTGCCGCCACCACCTTCACCACCACCGGTAAATCCTTATCCATCACCAAGTAACTATATACCAAGCAATGCGAATAATTATAAACCTAGTTTTGATCCGTCCCAGTATATACCCAGAGAATATAACCCGTCCCTGGACGGGGATATTGAGAGATATAATCCTCCACCGTTAAGTATTCCGGAACCAGTACCTTCACCGGAACCATTGCCGACTATTCCGGATCCTGTGATTATGCCACATGATGACCCTATACCGATCCAGGAACCCAGGGAGATCCAAGCTCCGATAATGCCGCAGGAACCGAAACAACAGGAGGTGCCTATGACGGTAGAACAGCCCAGACAGATTGATCCTGTAATTATAGAACCACCCAGATCCCAGACAGGATATCAGGTCCAGCCCCCTAGACAACAAACAGGATACCAGGTACAACCGCCGAGGCAACAAACGGGATACCAGATGCAACCACCCAGACAAATAGATCTGGTAACAATGGATCCACCCAGAGAACTTACGGGGTATGAGATGCAACCACCAAGGGAGGTGGATCCGCCAAGAGAGATGGATCCGCCATTAACACCATAA
- a CDS encoding fibronectin type III domain-containing protein — translation MRKIIVLLLILLVIPYSTYAEGEPTGTITTDTVPMRPLNLRYVNVTPTSVTLTWDDNMGYDAVTNYNIYVNGMKVGSTEVSSYTVSNLQPGKMYTFEVTAVNYYGESFASDPVRVITPKEPVEAPKELRAINITDKTALITWQGEGFYEIYLNDQLLGTTNRNEYLLEGLEPGKSYRVKVCSAEDSNLYTILDFTTGQAIDEFSLETIVNKGFEYIQGMGPYLAVVLGIALGFVLIDKVWDAFYRLVE, via the coding sequence ATGAGGAAGATAATAGTTTTACTGCTTATTTTGCTTGTAATACCCTATTCCACATATGCAGAAGGGGAGCCAACGGGAACTATTACAACAGATACCGTACCCATGAGACCGTTAAATTTGCGTTATGTAAATGTAACGCCAACAAGTGTAACCTTAACCTGGGATGACAATATGGGGTATGATGCAGTAACTAATTACAATATTTATGTTAACGGTATGAAAGTAGGATCTACTGAAGTTTCTAGCTATACAGTATCCAACCTTCAACCAGGGAAGATGTACACCTTTGAAGTAACCGCAGTAAATTACTATGGTGAATCTTTCGCCAGCGATCCGGTACGTGTTATCACCCCTAAAGAACCAGTAGAGGCCCCTAAAGAGTTAAGGGCCATAAACATAACGGATAAAACAGCATTGATTACCTGGCAGGGTGAAGGATTTTATGAGATATACCTTAACGATCAGCTATTAGGAACTACAAACAGAAACGAATATCTTCTAGAGGGATTGGAGCCAGGCAAGAGTTATAGGGTTAAAGTTTGTTCCGCAGAAGATAGCAATTTATACACAATTCTTGATTTTACAACCGGCCAGGCCATAGATGAATTCAGTCTAGAAACGATCGTAAATAAGGGTTTTGAGTATATTCAGGGAATGGGACCTTATCTGGCTGTAGTTTTAGGTATTGCATTGGGTTTTGTGCTTATAGATAAGGTTTGGGACGCTTTTTATAGATTGGTGGAGTGA
- a CDS encoding zonular occludens toxin domain-containing protein: MYVWVFQGNLGEGKTSAMSILAHYYASRARRLGIDVQLFANYGLKGARRLTHYTDFFKVAEAESSICLLDEAHTSLDSRLFQKGSNIYLTQFFFYLRKLRSSLFMTTPSIRNLDSRIRALCNILVDCYKTPAGFIYYIYDYQGGRLLSRKFLPMYKAQEIWAVGLYDTNQIITSIEFPATERQFKQFLDQIIEINDAYRGRKIEDAV, encoded by the coding sequence ATGTATGTGTGGGTATTTCAGGGCAACCTAGGGGAAGGTAAAACTTCGGCTATGTCTATCCTGGCCCATTATTATGCGTCCAGGGCCAGAAGATTAGGTATAGATGTTCAGTTATTTGCTAATTACGGGCTAAAGGGAGCCAGAAGACTTACTCATTACACCGATTTTTTCAAGGTAGCAGAAGCTGAAAGCTCGATTTGTTTATTAGATGAAGCCCATACAAGTTTGGATAGCCGATTATTTCAAAAGGGCAGTAATATTTACTTGACCCAATTCTTTTTTTATCTCAGGAAGCTGAGGTCCAGCTTGTTTATGACAACACCCAGCATACGGAATCTAGATAGTCGTATAAGGGCCCTATGCAATATACTAGTTGATTGTTATAAAACGCCGGCCGGATTTATTTATTACATTTACGATTATCAGGGTGGAAGGCTTCTTAGTCGGAAGTTTTTGCCCATGTACAAAGCCCAGGAAATATGGGCTGTGGGTTTGTATGACACAAATCAAATCATAACCAGCATTGAATTCCCGGCCACCGAAAGACAATTCAAGCAGTTTTTAGATCAGATTATAGAGATTAACGATGCTTACAGAGGGAGGAAAATAGAAGATGCAGTATGA
- a CDS encoding fibronectin type III domain-containing protein: MRIMMKVINVAIMIVIFCNIFAMVSFAAIDFSGGLLDGKPLGSSYAVTDNNISTGYTWTLRPTPAFIFEKPANIIGYRFAADTTNSIYINFYVGEDKKRVSIAPANSTGEFVSYTINDVREITISNNSVYSRTIWEFNVYGTMVTPKPSKVQNVSVKDITYNGASITWVPVAEISKYKVYLNGQFYGETTNTIYRIDNLQPATQYEVTISAVNEAGEGPTSDPVTFTTLDLPVPSKVMNVTVKDITSTSALISWDPNPESEGVLKYIVYLNGQQYGETTNTEYLIDNLQPVTPYEVTIVAVNSYGEGPASDPLTFTTLEPPPEPATQVKNVVIKGLTSASATISWTPNPEAEKITKYVIYLNGEKYGETENTEYTIEGLEEGLEYTVSVAAVNALGEGPVSDPIRFTPSKLADISSTINIPDILSAIGILFTNLWPLLAFALALIAVVPITGTLKQIFRR; encoded by the coding sequence ATGAGGATAATGATGAAGGTTATTAATGTTGCGATTATGATTGTTATATTTTGTAATATATTTGCTATGGTTTCGTTTGCGGCAATAGATTTTAGTGGTGGATTATTGGATGGTAAACCATTGGGAAGTAGTTATGCGGTAACTGACAATAATATTTCTACAGGATATACTTGGACTCTAAGGCCTACACCTGCTTTTATTTTTGAAAAACCTGCAAATATAATTGGATATAGATTTGCAGCTGATACAACAAACAGTATCTATATAAATTTTTATGTAGGAGAAGACAAAAAAAGAGTTTCAATTGCCCCAGCTAATTCAACAGGTGAATTTGTCAGTTATACAATAAACGATGTTAGAGAGATAACAATTAGCAATAATTCGGTTTATTCTAGAACAATTTGGGAATTTAATGTTTATGGAACTATGGTTACGCCAAAACCTTCCAAAGTCCAAAATGTTTCCGTAAAGGATATAACATATAATGGTGCATCTATAACCTGGGTTCCAGTTGCGGAAATATCAAAGTACAAAGTATACCTTAATGGTCAGTTCTATGGAGAAACAACTAATACAATATACAGAATTGACAATCTTCAACCTGCTACCCAGTATGAAGTAACAATATCAGCAGTGAATGAAGCTGGAGAAGGTCCAACATCCGACCCAGTTACCTTTACTACTCTAGACTTGCCTGTTCCGTCTAAAGTTATGAATGTAACCGTAAAAGATATAACCTCTACAAGTGCTTTAATAAGCTGGGATCCCAATCCAGAATCTGAAGGAGTATTGAAGTACATCGTGTATCTCAATGGACAACAGTATGGAGAAACGACAAATACTGAATATCTAATAGACAACCTTCAACCGGTTACACCCTATGAAGTAACAATTGTAGCAGTTAATAGTTATGGAGAAGGGCCAGCATCTGATCCGCTTACTTTTACTACACTAGAACCGCCGCCGGAACCGGCGACACAAGTAAAAAACGTTGTTATTAAGGGTTTGACTTCTGCAAGTGCAACAATTTCCTGGACGCCAAACCCGGAGGCTGAAAAGATTACAAAATACGTTATTTATCTCAACGGCGAGAAATACGGGGAAACAGAAAATACAGAATACACTATAGAGGGATTAGAGGAAGGACTAGAATATACTGTAAGTGTTGCGGCAGTTAATGCCCTGGGAGAAGGCCCAGTTTCAGATCCTATTAGGTTTACTCCCTCTAAACTTGCCGATATATCGAGTACGATTAATATCCCAGATATTTTATCTGCAATAGGGATTTTATTTACAAATTTATGGCCATTGTTAGCTTTCGCCTTGGCTTTAATTGCTGTAGTACCTATTACAGGGACGCTAAAGCAGATATTCAGGAGGTGA
- a CDS encoding recombinase family protein codes for MVFGYVRVSTKDQCEDRQVEAIKEYCKANNLELEERNIVIDKQSGKDFNREGYQLLKNYLLRSGDTLIIKELDRLGRNMEQIKQEWQDLINKGINIIVIDTPILNTTARTDLEKKLISNIVFELLSYMAQKERERIKQRQREGIEAARKAGKHLGRPRIDFDGLSKEQKEIIKQYYPRWKNGIITATDFMQKVGLKRNTFYKIMKQYEENLSFAYNST; via the coding sequence ATGGTATTCGGTTATGTAAGAGTTAGCACTAAGGACCAATGCGAAGATAGGCAGGTGGAGGCAATAAAGGAATATTGTAAAGCAAATAACCTGGAATTGGAAGAAAGAAATATCGTCATCGACAAGCAGAGTGGAAAAGACTTTAACCGTGAAGGTTACCAATTACTCAAAAATTATCTTTTAAGGTCCGGAGACACTTTGATTATCAAGGAACTGGACCGGTTAGGCCGAAATATGGAGCAGATCAAGCAGGAATGGCAGGACCTTATAAATAAAGGGATCAATATCATCGTAATTGATACACCTATTTTAAACACTACAGCTAGAACAGATTTAGAGAAAAAACTAATAAGCAATATTGTTTTTGAATTACTGAGCTATATGGCCCAGAAAGAGCGTGAACGAATAAAACAGAGACAACGGGAAGGTATAGAAGCGGCCAGGAAAGCAGGTAAACACCTGGGAAGGCCCAGGATTGATTTTGACGGATTGAGTAAAGAACAAAAAGAAATCATAAAGCAGTATTATCCTCGATGGAAGAACGGAATAATTACAGCGACAGATTTTATGCAGAAAGTAGGACTTAAACGGAATACTTTTTATAAAATCATGAAGCAGTATGAGGAAAACCTTTCTTTTGCTTATAACTCTACTTGA
- a CDS encoding SDR family oxidoreductase, whose amino-acid sequence MKFKGKTVIVTGGAQGIGMAISLAFAEEGANVVIADIDEEAGEEHVATIRERGLQAIFVPTDVSKEEDVKNLVEQTMKTYGGIHILINNAGIGSKGTLLTRPMEEWDKVIGVNLRGPYMMAKYCATELMKANPGVIINIASTRALMSEPHTEPYSASKGGLLALTHSLAISLGPKVRVNAISPGWIEVSQWKKKSQRREPNLRPQDLAQHPVGRVGKPEDIAKACLFLASPDAGFITGTNLIVDGGMTVKMIYEE is encoded by the coding sequence ATGAAATTCAAAGGCAAAACCGTTATTGTTACCGGCGGAGCACAAGGAATAGGCATGGCTATTTCCCTTGCTTTTGCGGAAGAGGGGGCTAATGTGGTAATAGCCGATATCGATGAAGAAGCGGGCGAAGAACATGTAGCTACCATTCGTGAAAGGGGGCTACAGGCAATATTCGTTCCTACTGATGTATCTAAAGAAGAAGATGTAAAGAACTTAGTTGAACAAACAATGAAAACGTATGGTGGAATACATATCCTAATCAACAATGCAGGAATTGGGAGTAAAGGAACCCTTCTTACCCGTCCTATGGAGGAGTGGGATAAGGTGATAGGAGTGAATTTAAGGGGGCCCTATATGATGGCCAAGTATTGTGCTACTGAGCTGATGAAGGCTAATCCTGGTGTGATAATCAACATAGCTTCTACCAGGGCTTTGATGTCGGAGCCGCATACTGAACCATACTCTGCGTCGAAAGGAGGGCTTTTGGCCCTTACTCATTCTCTGGCCATTAGTCTAGGGCCCAAAGTCAGAGTCAATGCCATAAGTCCTGGATGGATCGAGGTGTCCCAATGGAAAAAAAAATCGCAACGCAGGGAACCTAACCTCAGACCGCAGGATCTGGCTCAACATCCGGTGGGGCGGGTTGGTAAGCCTGAAGACATTGCTAAGGCTTGCCTATTTTTAGCATCACCTGATGCAGGCTTCATAACCGGGACTAACTTGATTGTGGATGGTGGTATGACTGTCAAGATGATTTATGAAGAGTAA
- a CDS encoding L,D-transpeptidase family protein, with translation MTYSSRYLRIADPLMEGVDVQNIQQRLKELGFYEGDVTGVYDRETAEAVRRFQQQNGLTADGIVGPDTWNAIGISLELLEFFNSEYNITVDLERKELTLKQGERFVKVYPVAVGKPSTPTPTGNWKIIQKTVNPGGPFGARWMRLSIPWGGYGIHGTDQPETIGTAASHGCIRMYNEDVIELYDIVPLGTIVNIVGVTFTGRMLYLGVEPGEDIRRIQEILQVLGYYMGPLDGIYDEDVRDAILALQKDYGLTPDGVVGPTTYGVLEKLNDILLNDQQP, from the coding sequence ATGACATATTCAAGCAGATATTTGAGAATAGCTGATCCCTTGATGGAGGGAGTTGATGTTCAGAACATTCAACAGCGTCTTAAAGAATTGGGCTTTTATGAAGGTGATGTGACTGGTGTATATGACAGGGAAACCGCCGAAGCTGTGCGTAGATTTCAGCAACAAAATGGATTGACTGCTGATGGTATAGTGGGGCCCGATACATGGAATGCCATAGGTATAAGCTTGGAACTGCTAGAGTTTTTTAATTCGGAGTACAACATTACCGTGGACTTGGAACGTAAGGAATTGACATTAAAACAGGGAGAAAGGTTTGTTAAAGTATATCCAGTTGCGGTTGGCAAGCCTTCCACGCCAACCCCTACGGGCAACTGGAAGATAATTCAAAAAACCGTTAATCCCGGAGGACCGTTTGGGGCCCGATGGATGAGGCTTAGCATACCCTGGGGAGGTTATGGGATACATGGGACTGATCAGCCCGAGACCATAGGTACTGCCGCAAGCCATGGATGCATCAGGATGTACAACGAAGACGTGATTGAGCTGTACGATATTGTGCCTCTTGGAACAATAGTTAATATCGTTGGTGTGACATTTACTGGCCGAATGTTGTATTTGGGAGTAGAGCCGGGAGAGGATATAAGAAGGATACAAGAGATACTACAAGTACTGGGCTATTACATGGGACCTTTGGATGGTATTTATGATGAAGATGTGAGGGATGCAATACTTGCTCTTCAAAAAGATTACGGTTTAACTCCCGATGGGGTGGTAGGACCGACCACCTATGGGGTATTGGAAAAGTTAAACGATATACTGCTTAACGATCAGCAACCTTAA
- a CDS encoding HAD-IIA family hydrolase, with protein sequence MRENVNEVLKDKKHFVLDMDGTFYLGNRLLEGSLEFLRHVEQKSKNYIFFTNNSSQNAVVYQSKLAKMGCNVEEWRIVTSGMVTVEYLKNSYGDCKVFLVGTPILHEDFKKRGIKLVDDNPDVVVVGFDTTLTYDKLCRACKFIREGTPFIATHLDLNCPTEDGFIPDCGAICSFITASTGVQPKYLGKPSGETLRYLLEYLSCSKEDLVFIGDRLYTDIAIGFYHGVTTVLVLTGETKRDDLEKSDVKPDLVVERLADLIPFI encoded by the coding sequence ATGCGAGAAAACGTAAATGAAGTACTAAAAGATAAAAAGCATTTTGTATTGGATATGGATGGTACTTTTTATCTTGGGAATAGGTTGCTAGAGGGTTCTTTAGAATTTCTAAGGCATGTGGAACAGAAATCCAAAAATTACATTTTTTTTACCAATAATTCTTCTCAAAATGCAGTGGTATATCAAAGTAAACTGGCTAAAATGGGGTGCAATGTGGAGGAGTGGAGGATTGTCACTTCGGGCATGGTGACAGTGGAGTATTTAAAAAATAGCTACGGAGATTGTAAGGTGTTTTTGGTAGGGACGCCCATACTACACGAAGATTTCAAAAAAAGGGGAATAAAGTTAGTAGATGACAACCCCGATGTAGTGGTGGTGGGGTTTGATACCACACTTACATATGATAAACTTTGCCGTGCCTGTAAATTTATTCGTGAAGGTACGCCGTTTATCGCCACGCATTTGGATTTAAACTGCCCCACAGAAGATGGTTTTATCCCCGATTGTGGTGCTATTTGTTCTTTTATAACTGCTTCTACAGGAGTTCAACCTAAGTATTTGGGCAAGCCTTCTGGAGAGACGTTGAGGTACTTGCTTGAATACCTAAGCTGTTCAAAAGAGGATTTGGTATTCATAGGTGATCGGCTGTACACCGATATAGCTATAGGATTTTATCATGGGGTCACCACTGTGCTTGTTTTAACGGGTGAGACAAAACGGGACGACTTGGAAAAATCAGATGTAAAACCTGATTTGGTAGTGGAGCGCTTGGCAGACTTGATACCTTTTATATAA
- a CDS encoding nucleoside hydrolase encodes MPVKLLLDTDIGSDIDDAVCLAYILANPECQLLGITTVSGEAEKRAMMASVLCNVAGKDIPIYPGAEEPLIGSQRQPVAQQARVLGNWHHKTKFPKGEAVEFLRRTIRQNPGEVVLLTIGPLTNIALLFKVDQEIPRLLKGLVMMCGVFTNRLPGVGPLEWNAICDPYAAAIVYDAPVAVHRSVGLDVTCQVTMKADEVKKRFTSPLLQPVLDFASVWFEKTDQITFHDPLAAVTIFDDKVCVFQRGQVEVELVSDRMKGMTYWNSSVDYGRHEIAVDVDRTRFFEHYFSVFV; translated from the coding sequence ATGCCTGTGAAGCTTCTTTTGGATACCGATATAGGTAGTGATATTGACGATGCAGTATGTTTGGCTTACATTTTAGCGAATCCCGAATGTCAGTTGTTGGGCATAACTACGGTAAGTGGAGAAGCCGAAAAACGTGCAATGATGGCAAGCGTTTTATGCAATGTAGCGGGGAAGGATATACCTATCTATCCAGGAGCTGAAGAGCCTTTGATAGGTTCCCAACGGCAGCCTGTGGCGCAACAGGCCAGGGTACTGGGGAACTGGCATCACAAAACGAAGTTTCCTAAGGGAGAGGCCGTGGAGTTCTTGAGGAGAACCATACGTCAAAACCCTGGTGAAGTGGTGTTATTGACCATTGGTCCTCTTACCAATATAGCGCTATTGTTCAAGGTTGATCAGGAAATACCAAGACTTCTTAAAGGGCTTGTTATGATGTGCGGTGTGTTTACTAATCGATTACCGGGAGTAGGACCTTTGGAGTGGAATGCTATATGCGATCCTTATGCCGCTGCTATCGTATATGATGCTCCAGTGGCAGTACACCGGTCGGTGGGGTTGGATGTTACTTGTCAAGTTACAATGAAGGCTGATGAGGTGAAAAAAAGGTTTACTTCTCCATTGCTTCAGCCGGTCTTAGATTTTGCCTCTGTATGGTTTGAAAAGACGGATCAAATTACTTTCCATGACCCTCTTGCTGCGGTTACAATATTTGATGATAAAGTGTGCGTATTTCAGAGGGGACAAGTAGAAGTGGAGCTTGTCAGCGATAGGATGAAAGGTATGACGTATTGGAATTCAAGCGTTGACTATGGTAGGCATGAAATTGCAGTTGATGTAGATCGCACTAGGTTTTTTGAGCATTATTTTTCTGTATTCGTTTAA
- a CDS encoding diaminopimelate dehydrogenase: MKDVIKVGIVGYGNLGRGVRMAVKQNPDFQLVAVFTRRAPEQVNVDGVKVEHISRIKDYKGTIDVMILCGGSATDLPIQGPEIAAMFNTVDSFDTHARIPEYFSKVDEAARKGGNLSLISTGWDPGLFSLIRVLGEAVLPEGYTYTFWGKGVSQGHSDAVRRVPGVKNAIQYTIPVEDAIRRVRNGENPELTTREKHVRVCYVVPEEGADLKRIEQEIKNMPHYFADYDTTVYFISEEEFKTNHSGMPHGGIVIRTGKTGESTKQRLEFSLELESNPEFTASVLVAYARAVYHLAKEGQVGARTVFDIPIAYLSSKSSDELRREYL; encoded by the coding sequence ATGAAAGATGTAATAAAAGTTGGCATAGTGGGATATGGAAACCTTGGAAGAGGTGTTAGAATGGCAGTCAAACAAAACCCCGATTTTCAACTGGTGGCGGTGTTTACGCGCAGGGCGCCTGAACAGGTAAATGTTGATGGTGTTAAGGTAGAACATATTTCCCGAATAAAGGATTATAAAGGGACAATCGATGTTATGATCTTATGTGGCGGATCGGCGACCGACCTGCCTATTCAGGGGCCGGAAATAGCTGCCATGTTCAATACTGTGGACAGCTTTGATACTCATGCAAGAATTCCCGAGTATTTTAGCAAGGTAGATGAAGCGGCCAGGAAAGGTGGTAACCTCAGCTTGATTTCCACGGGCTGGGATCCAGGATTGTTCTCGTTGATAAGAGTGCTTGGGGAAGCTGTACTTCCTGAGGGATATACATACACCTTTTGGGGTAAAGGCGTTAGCCAAGGACATTCAGATGCTGTGAGAAGGGTGCCGGGAGTGAAAAACGCTATTCAGTACACCATTCCAGTAGAAGACGCTATCCGCAGGGTGCGAAACGGTGAAAATCCTGAGCTTACCACTCGTGAGAAGCACGTGAGAGTATGTTATGTCGTTCCTGAAGAGGGTGCTGATTTGAAACGTATAGAGCAGGAGATAAAGAATATGCCACATTATTTTGCTGATTACGATACGACTGTATATTTTATCTCAGAGGAGGAGTTTAAAACCAATCATTCTGGAATGCCTCATGGGGGGATCGTGATTCGGACTGGTAAAACTGGTGAGTCTACTAAACAGAGGTTAGAATTCAGCTTAGAGCTGGAGAGCAATCCTGAGTTTACTGCCAGCGTATTGGTTGCCTATGCCCGAGCGGTCTATCACCTTGCTAAAGAGGGACAGGTGGGTGCACGTACAGTGTTCGACATACCTATTGCTTATCTTTCCTCAAAAAGCAGTGATGAACTCAGGAGAGAATATCTGTAA